The following are encoded in a window of Bacteroidota bacterium genomic DNA:
- the queC gene encoding 7-cyano-7-deazaguanine synthase QueC: MPKKAVVLTSGGLDSTTVAAVAKEQGYEIYCLSFNYGQRHLQELKSAAMVAEYFGAKKHLVIDIDMKVIGGSALTSGLEVPKHREEEEMSKNIPVTYVPARNTIFLSYALAFAEVLQASDIFIGVNAIDYSGYPDCRPEYIESFEKMANLATKVGVEGTTHLKIHAPLQKLSKKEIIELGIRLGVDYSITHSCYDPLPDGTSCGECDSCILRKHGFEQAGVKDPVHYVV, encoded by the coding sequence ATGCCAAAAAAAGCAGTTGTTCTTACGAGCGGAGGGCTTGATTCAACCACCGTGGCAGCGGTTGCCAAAGAACAAGGATATGAAATTTACTGCCTCAGTTTTAATTATGGTCAGCGACATCTTCAGGAATTAAAATCTGCCGCAATGGTTGCTGAATATTTCGGGGCAAAGAAGCACCTTGTAATCGATATTGATATGAAAGTGATTGGGGGATCGGCTTTGACATCTGGACTCGAAGTTCCAAAGCACAGGGAAGAAGAGGAGATGTCAAAAAATATTCCTGTCACATATGTTCCCGCAAGAAACACAATATTTTTATCCTATGCGCTTGCATTTGCTGAAGTGCTTCAGGCGAGTGACATCTTTATCGGAGTGAATGCAATTGACTACAGCGGATACCCTGATTGCAGACCTGAATATATTGAATCATTCGAAAAGATGGCTAATCTTGCAACAAAAGTGGGAGTGGAGGGGACGACACATCTTAAAATCCACGCCCCGCTTCAGAAATTAAGCAAGAAGGAAATCATTGAACTGGGTATCAGACTCGGTGTGGATTATTCAATCACTCATTCCTGCTACGATCCTCTTCCTGACGGAACTTCATGCGGCGAATGCGACAGTTGCATTCTAAGGAAACATGGTTTTGAGCAGGCGGGTGTAAAAGATCCTGTCCATTATGTTGTGTAG
- a CDS encoding M20/M25/M40 family metallo-hydrolase, whose translation MYKYFLMLAVFSFVTFGQSKGNPEITPKEIIEHIKFLASDELEGRSPGSGKDIIAANYIREILKRSGITLLGNDGFQHFEVGGASKISEKSSLTINKTELKFDKDFTPLVISSSGEVNAEVFFCGYGYVINDQKLKVNNYTSEVKGKWVLVMRGAPDVPGMKEIFESHSSLRKKIITAKDNGAAGIIFVNGYEFDKNDNLVNSSQGAGEPDAGIPAVHITREMAEILLKGSGKSLAQLETSLKNDISQSVSFNTSVVVKGTTVVTRTKKPTVNVVGMIEGSDPVLKNEYIVIGAHFDHLGWGGPGTGSRRPDTIAIHNGADDNASGTATALEIVEKLAANKSQLKRSVIFLAFGAEEMGLLGSKYFTDNPIKELRNIKLMINLDMVGRLNPDTKVLSVGGTGTAVEFEKYIDKYIAKSGLQVKKSPEGYGPSDHASFYSKDIPVLFFFTGVHDDYHTPFDDWEKINSDGAGVIGNLAYDITMEIANTDIPPVFQLAGPKERPKDSPGYKVSLGIMPDMSASDIVGVRAETVIPDRPAHKAGMLKGDIITAINGKPVKDLYEYMERLAELKKGDLVNVTVTRGNESLILKVQL comes from the coding sequence ATGTACAAGTATTTTCTCATGTTAGCCGTCTTTTCTTTCGTGACCTTTGGCCAAAGCAAAGGGAATCCTGAAATTACGCCGAAAGAAATCATTGAACACATTAAATTTTTGGCTTCAGATGAACTGGAAGGCCGGTCACCGGGAAGTGGCAAAGATATCATCGCCGCTAATTATATCAGGGAGATTTTGAAAAGATCCGGTATTACTCTGCTCGGTAATGATGGATTTCAGCACTTTGAAGTTGGCGGTGCATCGAAAATCAGCGAGAAAAGTTCGTTGACCATAAACAAGACGGAACTTAAATTTGACAAAGATTTTACACCTCTGGTAATATCCTCCTCAGGTGAGGTGAATGCAGAAGTCTTCTTTTGTGGCTACGGTTATGTAATTAACGACCAAAAATTGAAAGTCAACAATTACACATCAGAAGTAAAAGGTAAATGGGTTTTGGTTATGAGAGGGGCTCCGGATGTTCCCGGGATGAAGGAAATCTTCGAAAGTCACTCTTCGCTTCGGAAAAAAATTATCACCGCAAAAGACAACGGAGCCGCTGGGATAATTTTCGTTAACGGCTACGAATTCGATAAAAATGACAATCTTGTCAACAGCTCACAAGGTGCCGGGGAGCCCGATGCAGGAATTCCGGCAGTTCATATTACCAGGGAAATGGCTGAGATCCTGCTCAAGGGTTCCGGTAAGTCTCTGGCTCAGTTGGAAACCTCACTTAAAAATGATATCTCCCAAAGTGTCTCTTTCAACACCTCCGTGGTTGTAAAAGGAACAACGGTGGTTACAAGAACAAAGAAACCGACTGTAAATGTTGTGGGCATGATTGAAGGCAGCGATCCGGTTTTGAAGAATGAATATATAGTTATCGGTGCCCATTTTGATCACTTGGGTTGGGGTGGTCCCGGTACGGGCAGCAGAAGACCCGATACAATCGCCATTCATAATGGTGCCGATGATAATGCTTCCGGAACTGCAACTGCTTTGGAGATAGTCGAAAAACTCGCGGCAAATAAATCGCAGTTGAAAAGAAGTGTAATCTTTCTCGCATTTGGTGCCGAAGAAATGGGTTTGCTGGGATCGAAGTACTTTACCGATAATCCGATTAAGGAATTGAGAAACATCAAATTGATGATAAATCTTGATATGGTTGGAAGGCTGAATCCTGATACCAAAGTTTTGAGTGTCGGAGGGACAGGAACCGCCGTCGAATTTGAAAAATACATCGACAAGTATATTGCAAAATCAGGATTGCAGGTCAAGAAATCACCCGAGGGTTACGGACCTTCGGATCATGCCTCATTCTATTCAAAGGACATCCCCGTTCTCTTCTTCTTTACCGGCGTGCATGATGATTACCACACACCTTTCGATGACTGGGAAAAAATCAATTCAGACGGAGCTGGTGTTATCGGCAATCTGGCTTATGACATCACCATGGAAATTGCAAATACTGATATACCTCCTGTGTTCCAGCTCGCCGGTCCCAAAGAAAGACCAAAAGACTCACCGGGCTACAAAGTCTCCCTTGGAATTATGCCTGATATGTCAGCATCGGATATTGTCGGAGTCAGAGCTGAAACAGTTATCCCCGACCGTCCCGCTCATAAAGCCGGCATGTTGAAGGGTGATATTATCACGGCTATCAATGGGAAACCTGTTAAGGATTTGTATGAATATATGGAGAGACTGGCAGAATTAAAGAA